A stretch of the Thalassotalea euphylliae genome encodes the following:
- a CDS encoding aspartate carbamoyltransferase: MMKFQGSHILSVSQLDRDAIAKILDVSAQMAPYAARQKRCHVLDGAILNNLFFEPSTRTRVSFGTAFNLLGGFVRETVGEENSSLSKGESLYDTAQVISGYSDVIAMRHPKMHSVAEFAEGSSVPVINGGDGANEHPTQALLDLFTIQSEMSRFGKGLDNLNIVLMGDLKHGRTVHSLSKLLSLYNNVKVTMVSPAALQMPDSVISTLTNAGHQVIVTDKIAGNLACDVIYQTRIQQERFASADEADLYRGHFSLNRQVYQQYCKENTVIMHPLPRDSRPEANELDTDLNDLANLAIFRQAQNGVLVRMALFALTLGVEDKLTAYEKPVLWHSNKAY; encoded by the coding sequence ATGATGAAATTCCAAGGTAGTCACATCTTGTCGGTATCGCAACTTGACCGCGATGCTATTGCTAAAATTCTTGATGTTTCCGCACAAATGGCGCCCTATGCGGCACGCCAAAAGCGTTGTCATGTTCTTGATGGCGCCATCTTAAACAACCTATTTTTTGAACCAAGTACTCGCACGCGCGTCAGCTTTGGTACTGCGTTCAATTTGCTCGGCGGTTTTGTTCGCGAAACCGTAGGTGAGGAAAACTCGTCGCTGAGTAAAGGTGAATCTTTATACGATACCGCACAGGTAATTAGCGGCTATTCCGATGTTATCGCAATGCGCCACCCGAAAATGCACTCTGTTGCAGAGTTTGCTGAAGGCTCCAGTGTTCCGGTGATAAACGGTGGTGACGGTGCAAATGAACACCCAACCCAAGCCTTATTGGACTTGTTTACCATTCAGTCTGAAATGTCACGATTTGGCAAAGGCTTAGACAATTTAAACATCGTGCTAATGGGTGATCTTAAGCATGGCCGCACCGTACATTCACTGTCTAAACTGCTGAGTTTATACAACAACGTGAAAGTGACGATGGTCTCGCCGGCGGCGCTACAAATGCCAGACAGTGTTATCTCAACGCTAACCAACGCTGGTCACCAAGTGATTGTAACTGACAAAATCGCTGGCAACCTCGCCTGTGATGTGATTTATCAAACTCGCATTCAACAAGAGCGCTTTGCCAGTGCAGATGAAGCTGATTTATATCGTGGTCACTTTAGCCTTAACAGGCAGGTTTATCAGCAATATTGCAAAGAAAACACGGTGATAATGCACCCATTACCTCGCGACTCACGCCCAGAAGCTAATGAGCTAGACACTGATTTAAATGACTTAGCCAACTTAGCAATTTTCCGCCAAGCACAAAATGGTGTGCTGGTACGAATGGCGTTATTCGCACTAACCTTAGGTGTAGAAGATAAATTGACGGCATACGAAAAACCCGTGCTTTGGCATAGCAATAAAGCTTACTAA